A portion of the Deinococcus peraridilitoris DSM 19664 genome contains these proteins:
- a CDS encoding DUF927 domain-containing protein: MTTIARPRSFPHLTPPHLTFLQERGISPNVIGARGYGSIHDTEVLWQIEPRFVGSQRPHGQTLVIPHYRLGQQDPFVFSVRYGDTLNGDFRHRQRPYDVHPIFDLLPLHREGLLDPSRPIVFVPSVLDADALTSREGQRVVPIALEDIARSTSTWPELDEVRWEGRPVTLAFPDPHADPPLLRALQRLARALLGRQAQVRDLSSDDETQGGARLFRGAAFTDQKVLTLHPETRQEVLLPDGFEEVNGKLCETDDNKGKVLYTGRLYVSAIGTNVATGERLYEVSFDDGGQLQVVTAPSRTFAQSGSLIRLLNARGAFVHNGNAAKLVKYLAACAAHNIHTLPKRLVSDRLGMLPNGMLVTPAGSTGGRVQYIGRYADHLTLRPDDSAYQEALRVVATWEGTSVLWWLIGQTLASPFLRRLKPRRYPATYLAGDSGTGKTTSGNFAQGVWVMPGEEPFQLQGMRTTQAGMLQTLEQLGGLPLLIDEAHTCPDSAGLERTVYSFANGQSYARGSAHGQVQGGGLLGGAILLVGEARPAFQHAGSHNRLLLLSADEHPPLGADAGRATRLGQERARVLEDAWERGAGHLGPQVARVVLEDWAAFEARVRDRRAQEDLRALQEWGHAVAAVQATLNVLFTAVLRCPPPREVTALPVFLSEQLRAHRSASNPAREAFEDLRMLILQARRHQGPGSVTLHVGRELIAWQDDAHTFVLTGTRAFKGRLGELGVQLHGKRWAEQGWIAPDAKSGASTRSVYCAMTKGQVRVLAVPNSAVVGDG, encoded by the coding sequence GTGACCACCATCGCGCGCCCCCGCTCCTTCCCGCACCTGACTCCCCCACACCTCACGTTCCTGCAGGAGCGCGGCATCTCACCCAACGTGATTGGGGCGCGCGGGTACGGCAGCATTCACGACACGGAGGTCTTGTGGCAGATCGAGCCGCGCTTCGTCGGGTCGCAACGCCCGCACGGCCAGACGCTCGTCATTCCGCATTACCGTCTGGGGCAACAGGACCCGTTCGTGTTCAGCGTCCGTTATGGCGACACCCTCAACGGGGACTTCCGGCACCGCCAACGGCCCTACGACGTGCACCCCATCTTCGACCTGCTGCCCCTGCACAGGGAAGGCCTGCTCGATCCGTCCCGCCCGATCGTGTTCGTTCCGAGCGTCCTCGACGCGGACGCGCTCACGTCACGCGAGGGCCAGAGGGTCGTCCCGATCGCGCTGGAGGACATCGCCCGTTCCACCTCGACCTGGCCGGAACTCGATGAGGTGCGCTGGGAAGGCCGGCCCGTGACGCTGGCGTTCCCGGATCCGCACGCCGACCCACCCTTGCTGCGCGCCTTGCAACGCCTCGCGCGGGCCCTGTTGGGACGCCAGGCCCAAGTGCGTGACCTGTCGTCGGATGATGAAACGCAAGGCGGAGCGCGGTTGTTTCGCGGTGCGGCCTTCACGGACCAGAAGGTCCTCACCTTGCATCCTGAAACACGTCAGGAAGTGCTGCTTCCGGACGGTTTCGAGGAAGTCAACGGGAAGCTGTGCGAAACCGACGACAACAAAGGCAAGGTGCTGTACACCGGCCGGCTGTACGTCTCCGCGATTGGGACGAACGTCGCGACCGGCGAGCGCCTGTACGAAGTGAGCTTTGACGATGGCGGGCAACTGCAGGTCGTCACGGCGCCCAGCCGAACCTTCGCGCAGTCCGGCAGCCTGATCAGGCTGCTCAATGCGCGGGGCGCGTTCGTGCACAACGGTAACGCCGCGAAACTCGTGAAGTACCTCGCGGCCTGCGCCGCGCACAACATCCACACCCTGCCCAAGCGCCTGGTGAGCGACCGGCTGGGCATGCTGCCCAACGGGATGCTCGTGACACCCGCAGGGAGTACCGGCGGGCGTGTCCAGTACATCGGACGGTACGCCGATCACCTGACACTCCGTCCGGACGACAGCGCGTACCAGGAGGCCCTGCGGGTCGTCGCGACGTGGGAAGGGACGTCGGTGCTGTGGTGGCTGATCGGCCAGACGCTCGCTTCACCCTTCCTGCGGCGTCTCAAGCCGCGCCGTTACCCTGCGACGTACCTTGCGGGGGACTCCGGAACGGGCAAGACGACCAGCGGGAACTTCGCGCAAGGCGTCTGGGTGATGCCCGGTGAGGAACCGTTTCAACTGCAGGGCATGCGCACCACCCAGGCGGGCATGCTGCAGACCCTCGAGCAGCTCGGTGGGCTGCCGCTCTTGATCGACGAAGCGCACACCTGCCCGGACAGCGCGGGGTTGGAGCGCACGGTGTACTCGTTCGCGAACGGGCAGTCGTACGCCCGTGGTTCCGCACACGGGCAAGTGCAAGGCGGCGGCTTGCTCGGCGGAGCAATTCTTCTGGTCGGCGAAGCCCGCCCGGCCTTTCAGCACGCCGGAAGCCACAACCGCCTGCTGCTCCTCAGCGCCGATGAGCATCCGCCGCTTGGCGCGGATGCGGGACGCGCGACGCGGCTCGGGCAGGAACGTGCCCGCGTGCTGGAGGACGCCTGGGAACGCGGCGCCGGGCACCTGGGGCCGCAGGTGGCCCGGGTGGTGCTGGAGGACTGGGCGGCGTTCGAAGCGCGCGTGCGTGACAGGCGCGCTCAGGAGGACCTGCGGGCCCTGCAGGAGTGGGGGCACGCGGTCGCGGCCGTGCAGGCGACCCTGAACGTGCTGTTCACTGCGGTGCTGCGCTGCCCTCCGCCAAGGGAGGTAACGGCGTTGCCAGTTTTCCTGAGTGAGCAGCTGCGCGCGCACCGCAGCGCCAGTAACCCGGCGAGAGAAGCCTTCGAGGACCTGCGCATGCTGATCCTGCAGGCGCGTCGACATCAGGGTCCGGGTAGCGTCACGCTACACGTCGGGCGGGAGTTGATCGCGTGGCAGGACGACGCGCACACTTTCGTCCTGACGGGCACCCGGGCCTTCAAGGGTCGCCTCGGTGAACTCGGGGTGCAGTTGCACGGCAAGCGCTGGGCGGAGCAGGGTTGGATTGCTCCGGATGCGAAGAGTGGCGCAAGTACCCGCTCGGTGTACTGCGCCATGACCAAAGGACAGGTGCGCGTGCTGGCCGTCCCGAACAGCGCAGTCGTCGGTGACGGCTGA
- a CDS encoding tyrosine-type recombinase/integrase, with protein sequence MTSRSRRSNGEGNIRPLPSTNWNWRHTVGTTVDGRQLMESGTEPTRREAERVLRESITDFERGLTPLPKFLTVEQWLRQWLNVKRAELALTTHANYKHLIDRHILPTLGDKRVQVLKPSDLRELYAQLVERGYAKSTVRQVSVILSCALQDALYDEIVVRNVAQFAPLPNTKAPEKARALDVPEVRQFLAVARSHHLGVLFEVALATGLRRGEICALKWRCVDLNSGTLLVRENLPVVNGRPVPGPLKTEASARDIPLAAETVALLRDHYERQALYAPHAESFVFTNPDGSFVNPNTLSRWTRQLAVNAGLGRVRFHDLRHTHASLLLRRGVPVEVVSRHLGHTNVAFTLSRYRHVYADEGRVHAVGLSALLSGGAT encoded by the coding sequence ATGACTTCACGTTCTCGACGCAGCAACGGAGAAGGCAATATCCGGCCACTCCCCAGCACCAACTGGAATTGGCGTCACACCGTGGGCACCACCGTGGATGGCCGTCAGCTCATGGAAAGTGGCACCGAACCCACCAGGCGAGAAGCAGAGCGAGTCTTACGGGAATCCATCACCGACTTTGAGCGTGGCCTCACCCCCCTCCCGAAATTCTTGACCGTCGAGCAATGGCTGCGTCAATGGCTGAACGTCAAACGCGCCGAGCTGGCCCTCACCACGCACGCCAACTACAAACACCTCATCGACCGGCACATCCTCCCAACTTTGGGTGACAAGCGCGTCCAAGTCCTGAAGCCCAGTGACTTACGCGAACTGTACGCCCAGTTGGTCGAACGAGGCTACGCCAAGTCCACCGTGCGGCAAGTCAGTGTTATCCTGAGCTGCGCTTTGCAGGACGCGCTGTACGACGAGATCGTCGTCCGTAACGTCGCGCAGTTCGCTCCGCTCCCCAACACCAAAGCACCCGAGAAGGCCCGCGCGTTGGACGTTCCTGAAGTGCGGCAGTTTTTGGCCGTCGCGCGAAGCCATCACCTCGGTGTCCTGTTCGAAGTGGCCCTCGCGACCGGCTTGCGCCGCGGGGAAATCTGCGCCCTCAAATGGCGCTGCGTCGACCTGAATTCCGGGACCTTGCTGGTCCGCGAGAATCTTCCCGTCGTGAACGGCCGCCCGGTGCCTGGTCCCCTCAAAACCGAAGCGAGTGCACGTGATATTCCCCTCGCTGCGGAAACCGTGGCGCTGTTGCGTGACCATTATGAACGACAAGCGCTCTATGCTCCTCACGCGGAGTCGTTTGTCTTCACGAACCCGGACGGCTCCTTCGTTAATCCCAACACCTTGTCCCGCTGGACGCGTCAGCTCGCCGTGAACGCCGGGCTGGGCCGTGTCCGCTTTCATGACTTGCGGCACACGCATGCCAGCCTGCTGCTGCGGCGTGGCGTGCCCGTCGAGGTGGTATCGCGTCACCTGGGGCACACCAACGTCGCGTTCACCCTCAGCCGCTACCGGCACGTCTACGCGGACGAGGGTCGCGTGCATGCCGTGGGGCTCAGTGCCCTGCTGAGCGGCGGAGCGACGTGA
- a CDS encoding helix-turn-helix domain-containing protein yields MQNHDISQVSEAETYAWPELLVTRQQAARITKTSVSTIDRMIDRGELQVTYVGASPRILTASLLAIRVKPGKKQEPGK; encoded by the coding sequence ATGCAAAACCATGACATTTCGCAAGTCAGCGAAGCTGAAACGTACGCCTGGCCAGAACTGCTCGTCACGCGGCAACAGGCAGCGCGGATCACCAAAACGAGCGTCAGCACCATTGACCGCATGATCGATCGCGGTGAGCTGCAGGTCACTTACGTGGGCGCGTCTCCCCGCATTTTGACGGCGTCACTGCTGGCCATCCGCGTCAAACCAGGTAAAAAACAGGAACCCGGCAAGTAG
- a CDS encoding MAP7 domain-containing protein, which produces MKQNVSTSLQRPSQKSTWLVLTLITIGGAYTCSPDYWLSIVLLIAAGSLGLVTLLYARERTLPLAVTGALTAASLTLFVVSHAQVLGARHHAELDRQVAERQSLERERLRQSAEAQGLTRLRLEQAAQKEQAARQEQARQAALAQQERARQAEQTQRARAEQAEQARRLQAERAQEAQRQREEAQRREQVSAARVAAATVPTPTTVPNEEAVFRRRCLDAIASQLDVERVSRSPGGMLSPERWGPPQDNLWFWKPNVRRWDTGEVQQFTCRTSNDRGFEVFPGI; this is translated from the coding sequence ATGAAGCAGAACGTTTCCACCTCACTGCAGCGCCCTTCCCAAAAAAGCACCTGGCTCGTCCTGACCTTGATCACCATCGGCGGTGCGTACACCTGCTCGCCGGACTACTGGTTGTCCATCGTGCTGCTCATCGCGGCGGGCAGCTTGGGCCTCGTGACGCTGCTGTACGCGCGCGAACGCACCTTGCCGTTGGCCGTGACGGGCGCGTTGACCGCCGCCAGCCTGACCCTCTTCGTGGTGTCGCACGCCCAGGTGCTCGGAGCACGACACCACGCGGAACTCGACCGTCAAGTGGCCGAGCGACAAAGTTTGGAACGCGAACGATTGCGGCAAAGTGCGGAAGCGCAAGGCTTGACGCGCTTGCGGCTGGAGCAGGCCGCCCAGAAGGAACAAGCGGCGCGGCAAGAACAAGCCCGCCAAGCGGCCCTAGCGCAACAAGAGCGGGCGCGGCAAGCCGAGCAAACGCAACGCGCTCGGGCAGAACAGGCCGAGCAGGCGAGACGCCTTCAAGCTGAGCGGGCCCAGGAAGCCCAGCGGCAGCGCGAGGAAGCCCAAAGGCGCGAGCAAGTCAGCGCCGCGCGTGTCGCCGCGGCAACCGTTCCCACGCCCACCACCGTGCCGAACGAGGAGGCCGTTTTTCGGCGGCGCTGCCTGGACGCCATCGCGTCACAACTCGACGTGGAACGCGTGTCGCGCTCGCCGGGTGGAATGCTGTCACCGGAACGCTGGGGGCCGCCACAGGACAACTTGTGGTTTTGGAAGCCGAACGTGCGCCGCTGGGACACGGGCGAAGTCCAGCAGTTCACCTGCCGCACGAGCAATGACCGCGGCTTCGAAGTCTTTCCAGGAATTTAG
- a CDS encoding helix-turn-helix domain-containing protein produces the protein MPTSTRAAGTNRKRPRHPIDHSARLGRVVQRLREEQEMSQETLADLAGIDRTYVSMLERGLHRVSLELAAAVAGAFDLTLTQLMERVDREPKVKVKPARRAQTKSPS, from the coding sequence GTGCCCACCTCGACACGCGCCGCTGGGACGAACCGCAAACGACCCCGGCATCCCATCGACCATTCCGCCCGGCTGGGTCGGGTGGTGCAGCGCTTACGGGAGGAGCAGGAGATGTCGCAGGAAACACTGGCGGACCTGGCGGGCATCGACCGGACGTACGTGAGCATGCTGGAGCGCGGGTTGCACCGCGTGTCGCTGGAACTCGCGGCAGCAGTGGCGGGCGCGTTCGACTTAACCTTGACGCAGCTGATGGAACGGGTGGACCGTGAGCCAAAAGTGAAAGTCAAGCCGGCTCGTCGGGCTCAGACGAAATCTCCCAGCTGA